Proteins from a genomic interval of Desulfovibrio piger:
- the ccmA gene encoding heme ABC exporter ATP-binding protein CcmA, whose product MLRLENLAKLYGLKVVFKGVSCRFTAGSITLLAGGNGAGKSTLLRIIAGLSRPSAGEVIFDGTGAGGVAREDGPRLAYLGHATFVYPGLSALENLQFWARAHGLRPSRAELLALLEHVGLAAHAEERAGVFSRGMAQRLNLARVLLLDADLVLLDEPGTGLDVNSMALVRREMLAARERGACVIVVSHDLAGDSPLADRLLLLENRRLAYDGPPQGLAAVDSVLNAATGNVAAPTAGEVPA is encoded by the coding sequence ATGCTGCGTCTTGAGAACCTGGCCAAGCTCTACGGCCTCAAGGTGGTCTTCAAAGGGGTGAGCTGCCGCTTCACGGCGGGCAGCATCACCCTGCTGGCCGGGGGCAACGGCGCGGGCAAGAGCACGCTGCTGCGCATCATCGCCGGCCTGTCCCGTCCCTCGGCGGGCGAGGTCATCTTCGACGGCACGGGGGCGGGCGGCGTCGCCCGTGAAGACGGGCCGCGCCTGGCCTATCTGGGGCACGCCACCTTCGTCTATCCGGGCCTGAGCGCGCTGGAGAACCTGCAGTTCTGGGCCCGGGCCCACGGCCTGCGCCCCTCGCGGGCGGAGCTCCTGGCCCTGCTGGAGCATGTGGGGCTGGCCGCCCATGCCGAAGAGCGGGCCGGGGTGTTCTCGCGCGGCATGGCCCAGCGCCTGAACCTGGCGCGGGTGCTGCTGCTGGACGCGGACCTTGTGCTGCTGGACGAGCCCGGCACCGGCCTGGACGTCAATTCCATGGCCCTGGTGCGGCGCGAGATGCTGGCCGCCCGGGAGCGCGGGGCCTGCGTCATCGTGGTCAGCCACGATCTGGCGGGCGACAGCCCCCTGGCCGACCGCCTGCTGCTGCTGGAGAACCGCCGCCTGGCCTATGACGGGCCGCCGCAGGGCCTTGCCGCCGTGGATTCCGTGCTCAACGCGGCCACGGGGAATGTGGCGGCGCCCACTGCCGGGGAGGTTCCCGCATGA